The genome window AAACTTTGAACATTAAAATAAGAGCAATCccggggcgggccccgtggccgagtggttaagttcgcccgctccgctgcaggcggcccagtgtttcgttggttcgaatcctgggcgcggacatggcactgctcatcagaccatgctgaggcagcgtcccacatgccacaactagaaggacccacaacgaagaatatacaactatgtaccgggggggctttggggagaaaaaggaaaaaataataaaatctttaaaaaaaaaaaaaaaaaaataagagcaatcCCTACCTTTTTGTATTGACTGAAGACACACTGAAGATGGGATAGACAATCAACTCAGGAGAAACTGgtagggggaaaaaatgacaataatgtgtattacaaaataaactcaaaagatATAAAAGGTTAATAAGACCAAAATACTCCCattacttgatttcaagacttaacagtaaccaagacagtatggtattggcaaaaggatagacaaatagatcaatggaaaaaaataaagagcccagaaacaaagcTATAcaaatatggtcaactgatttttgacaaagaggtaaaagtaattcaatggagaaaggacagtcaacaaatggtgctggaacaactggatatccaaatgcaaaaaaataacacacacataaaattaactcaaaatggatcacagatctaaacataaaatgtaaatcataaaacttctagaagaaactaTGAGAAACATCTGCATGAACTTTGGTTTGGTGACGTTTTTAAATACATCACCAAAAGCacaatacatgaaagaaaaaattaattaaattggactttatcaaatttaaaactttttgctCTGCAAAAAAACAGTGTTAAGAAAAtggataagccacagactgggagtaaatatttgcaatcatatTTCTGATcaaggacttgtattcagaatattaaaaaactcttaaaactcaacaataagaaaaccaacaacccaattaaagatgggcaaaagggggccagcccagtggcacagtggttaagtctgcacattccgcttctcagcagcacgggattccccagttcggatcctaggtgcagacatggcaccacttggcaaaaagccctgctgtggtaggcatcccatgtataaaatagaggaagatgggcatggatgttagctcagagccagtcttcctcagcaaaaagaggaggattggcagtagttagctcagggctaatcttcctcaaaataaataaataaataaataagaatccaaatgagaaacaaaaaaagggcaaaatgtCTGAttagatacttcaccaaagacatacaaatggcaaataaatacatgaaaagatgctcagcatagagctggcctcatggccgaaaggttaaagttctgcatgctccactttggcagcccgggttcataggttcagatcccaggtatggacctactccactcatcagtcaggctgtggaggcatcccacatacaaagtagaggaagattagcaatggatattagctcagggtgaatcttcttcaccaaaaaaaagggaaaaaagatgctCACAATCAtctgtcatcagggaaatgcaaattaaaagcacaatgagatatcattacacacctattagaatggctaatatAAAAAAACCTGACAATAACAAATGGTGGTGAGAATGCAGAATAACAGGAACTCCCATTCATTACAGGTGGCAATCCAAAATGGCAATTTCTGAGGGACAGTTTGGAAGTTTTTTAATCaagttaaacatagatttaccatGGAACCCAGTAATCATGCTTCTAGGTGTTCACCCAAGTGTTTTGAAAtcttatgtccacataaaaacatgtacacaaacgtttatagcagttttattcataattgctaaatatgagaagcaaccaagatgtccttcaatgggggAAACAATAAACAGACTATGCATGGAACATCCATAGttcagcaaaaaaggggaatgcactattgatacatgcaacatgggtgaatcttaaaTGCACCTTACTAAATGAAAGTAGTCAGAcccaaaaggctacatattgcatgatttcacttgtgTGACACTTTTACCGGAAAAGGTAAAACCATAGGAGCAGTATGGGGTTGCCAGGGGGATTCGGAAGGGAGGAGTGGTTCACTACAAAGGATACACCTAAGGGAAATGTTCTGTAGGGTACTGAAGTCATTGATATGTGGTTCTATGCACTTGATAAAACACATAGAACTGTATATAACAGTTAAATTTAACGTatgtaaaaacaagcaaacaaaaatcaatcACGATGTTGAGGGATCCCAAGATGGAATGCAGCCTGTGACAAATGACTCTTGACTCTAACTATGTTAGAACTATATGGCATAACTGCActgaaggaggcagaagaaatgGAAGCTGACCTGGGTAACTCTGCAAAATGGTGTTTTGACTAGAAATTATAAGGCTATAGATAAAAGGCCTGTACTTAAATTTTATACTctggaaaatttatttctcacaggcGTATGAATTAACAATGCTGAAACTGTTTTGCAGGTAGACTGGGATTGAACAATTAAGTAGGTGGGAATTGAATGGTGGGAACTAGGTTTCTCACTGTCTGAGGGAAgttacagagaaaaagagaggaatggATAATCCTGTGGTACTGGATGAGAGTCAGAGATATCAAATTTGAACTCATGTTTATTTAGTATATGTACAGATGGAGCAATACAGAAACaattatagatatgtgtgtatacatgggTCAGTACACATACATGTATTTCCGAGCTCCGTctgctgagagggcctagaagcaacaaCACTCCAGTAGCAATGACCACACCAAGTCCAGATCATAGTTTCTAAATAATATTCTCCAATAGAAGGCACcagggttccttggagaaatggactggggcagggaaaatacaagatgagcctggagcatcttgtagtgccagaaagtaaggaagtgctcaaaaaataaaagaatgggacATGTCAAAGACAAGTGACATGACAAGATTTCCCAATGGTCacagctggaacaatttgagcaacaaaataaataatgtagtattAGATTAtgacccaaaatataaaataaatagtccTGAGCCCATACTGCTAAGTATCCACaagtccatttatttatttaaagattgaataaataaatgggagagaagagacaactCTTCCTTACAGGAGAATTCCAAATAACACATGTAAATATTTCCCCCTCCAGGAGATGGAACTTAATCCCCAACCCTCCCTGAGAGGGTGGGCTAGACTAAGTGGGTTGCATCCAAAGAATTGActatggaaaaggaaagagtaaCCTTACAGTGGAAAAACCTCGCAAATCTGATCTTAACCGAgtgataaaatttaacatcatCTGTAATGTCATGTGGACACTAGCACCTCCAAAACGATGTGATAGGGAGGACCCTTCACTTCAGTGCCATTCTTCCCAAAAActcataaccccagtctaatgatgagaaaaatatcaggCAAACCCAGATCATGGACATTCTACAAGATACCTGGCCAGTACTCCTCAagaatgtcaaggtcatgaaaaacacggaaatgaagaaaagattgagaaaatgtcacagaccagaggagactaaggagacacgacaactaaatgtaatgtggtactTTGATTCAATCctagaacagaaagaagacattAATGAAAAAGACTGGTGAACTCCAAATAAAGTCTAGAacttagttaataataatgtactgacatcagtttcttagttttgacaaaggtaccatGGTAATATAAGATGGTAACCATGGGGGAAATAAAGTGAATGAtacacaggaactctctgtaccatctttacaatttttctgtaaatctaaaattattgcaaaagaaaaacCTTATTAAAAAACCAAAGTAAACTAGTAgctgattaaagaaaaatatgatgaaagtGGGCTATACAGTAAAAAGCAAACTTTTAACTTTGcattgaaaaataattagagCTCATTTTCTAGAAACAAGGCCAAGACAGGTGAGATTCTAATCTGCTatggataagttacttaacctgtctgtttcctcatctataaaatgggcatacaAATCTATTTcctaggattgttgtgagaattaaacgatGAACTATACTTAAGTAATAAACTTTTGTCATTTGTATACCACCTCCATGAATTTTGCCATATCCTTGTACcatctatattattttttaatcactaaatatttttctttaaatggactTAGACAATGTACTgaaattaacttattttaaaagaaaattttataactaCTGTAAATAGAAaggtattatttttctgttacatgTTCTATTCCATCAGTGATAGCACAATCCATGGGAAACATAAACCTTACCAATACTTAGCACTGCCTGGTATAGCACCCAGTAAATACTAGTTATTAACAGTACTAGCTGTGTATCTCAGAATTATCATTACAAaaaatcattctctctctctctatacatatatCATTAGATGCTCTAAAGGGCTATTGTTCCAGATTATGCTTTTagtttaatctttttttgttttcttcctatgaGCTATAGTTTCTCACTATAGTCAGCATGTCTACTcctagaattttaatttatttccagatTTATAGATACAACCAACAAGGAAAAGTTGCAAGAATCTGGTTGGTAAGTAGAATGTTAAttaacttctttatatattcatagTTTAGTAACTATTGTTTAATTGAACAATGATACTATAACTTAGCAATAGGATTTCAAAATTAAGAGGAATGTAAAAATTAAGACCAACCCCTTACTTTAGAGATCTCTTCCTTAGATCATACAGTTAATTAGTAGCAGGCCTGGACAAAATCCCAAGGTTCCTGATGGCCAATTCAGTGTCTTTTCTACGGCTTAGTCAGTTCTGCTTACAACTGGGCTTTGatcacaaatatataatataaatagttTTTACTCCTTTATATTACTTTGGGTAAAGGTAGATAGGGTAGGTATCATGAGAACACCCAGCTATATGgagcttaagtaacttggccaCATTCCATAGCTCATACAAACACAGGCACAAATACTGaatataaaaaaacccaaaaatattattaaatataatttcacaAAGACACATGTAATGAAGCATTATTACAAGTAAATAAACTCATTATTTACAAGAGAAGTTTTCTCTTACTTACCTGACTTGTTCTCACTCAGAGAATCCTctgaaggaaaacatttattttcaccagttttacattCCCTTGAAGAAACTACTGCACCTGATGAATCCTGGAAAATAATGAATAGGTAAAATTAAAGGAAACTTATAATTCTTAATCGTTTTTTATTTAGTGAATGAATTCCAATAGATctgtttctaaaacaaaacatCTAGTTTATTATGAATTACATTTCATAACCTGATTTTAAATCCTAAATTttcaatctatttaaaaaattttcctctatatttACTAAATGTAGACAACCTTTTAAGACAGAATGTGCATATTTAAGTTTGTAATTTGTCATCCTGTCAAAAATGTATATTTCCTGATAAAGACAGCAAAATGAAGATTATAAAACATCCATTCTATAACAATGAATTGAACAACacaaaaatttagtaaaaatttcACCAGCAGCCACTAAACTAGAATGGGACAACCCTTTGTCATAAGCTTTAAAAACAGGCAGCCaagcaaaccgaatacagcaatacatcaaaaagattatacaccatgatcaagtggaatttataccagggacacagggatggttcaacatccgcaagtcaatcaacgtgatacactacatcaacaaaatgaaaaacaaaaaccacatgatcatctcaatagatgcagagaaagcatttgacaagatccaacacccatttatgataaaaaccctcagtaaaatgggtatagaaggaaagtacctcaacataataaaggccatatatgatagacccacagccaacatcatactcaatggacaaaaactgaaagccatccctctgaggacaggaacaagacaagggtgtccactttcaccactcctattcaacatagtactggaggtgctggccagagcaattcggcaggaaaaagaaataaaaggaatccaaataggtaacgaagaagtaaaactctcgctgtttgcagacgacatgatcttatatatagaaaaccccaaagaatccatagaaaaactattagaaataatcaacaactacagcaaagtagcagggtataaaattaacgtgcataaatcagtagcatttctatacactaacaatgaactaacagaaaaagaactcaagaactcaatcccattcacaaccgcaacgaaaagaataaaataccttgggataaacttaaccaaggaagtgaaggatctatacaatgaaaactacaagactttcttgaaagaaattgacgatgacataaagagatggaaagacattccttgcacatggattggaagaataaacatagttaaaatgtccatactacctaaagcaatatacagattcaatgctatcccaatcagaatcccaagaacattcttcacagaaattgaacaaacaatcctaaaattcatatggggcaacaaaagaccgcgaattgctaaagcaatcctgagcaaaaacaaagccggcggaatcacaatccccgatttcaaaacatactacaaagctacagtgatcaaaacagcatggtactggtacaaaaacaggtccacagatcaatggaacagaattgaaagcccagagataaaaccacacatctacggacagctaatcttcaacgaaggagcagagggcctacaatggagaaaagaaagtctcttcaacaaatggtgctgggaaaactggacagccacatgcaaaagattgaaaatcgaccattctttttcaccacacaccaaaataaactcaaaatggatcaaagacctaaagattaggcctgagacaataagtcttttggaagagaatataggcagtacactctttgacatcagtttcaaaagaatcttttcggacactgtaactcctcagttgagggaaacaatagaaagaataaacaaatgggacttcatcagactaaagagcttcttcaaggcaagggaaaacaggattgaaacaaaaaaacagctcactaattgggaaaaaatatttacaagccacttatctgacaaagggttaatcccataatatacaaagaactcacactgattagcaacaaaaaaacaaacaacctgatcaaaaaatgggcagaggacgtgaacagacatttctcaaaagaagatatgaatatggccaatagacacatgaaaagatgttcatcatcgctaatcatcagggaaatgcaaatcaaaactacactaagatatcaccttacacctgttagattggcaaaaacatccaaaaccaagagtgacaaatgttggagaggatgtggagaaaaaggaaccctcatacactgttggtgggaatgcaaactggtacagccactatggaaaacagtatggagatttctcaaaaagttaaaaatagaaataccctatgacccagccatcccattactgggtatctatcctaagaacctgatatcagaaatctcaagagtccattgcacccctatgttcatcgcagcattatttacaatagccaagacgtggaaccggcctacatgcccagaaactgatgattggataaagaagatgtggtatatatacacaatggaatactactcagccataaaaaaagacaaaattggcccattcacaacaacgtggatggacctcgagggtattatgttaagcgaaataagccagtcagagaaagatgaactctatatgactccactcataggtggaagttagtatattgataaggagatctgatcagtggttaccagggaaaagggggggtagggggagggcacagagggggaagtggtgtacccacaacatgactaacaaaaatgtacaactgaaatctcacaaggttgtaatctatcataacattaataaaaaaaaaagttctcatcacaaggggaaaaaatttgtatctatgtgaggtgatgaatgttatttaaacttactgtggtgataatttcacaataaatacctacatcaaatcattatgttacaCACCTTGAACTTGTACAATGTTATATGCCCATTACATCtccataaaactggaaaaaaaaaaaaaacaggcagccAAGGAAAAGGAACATTCTAGAGTAGCTGGAGAGGCTTCTCACTCCCACTTTTGGCACTGTAGCAGGGAAGTGGGAAAAGCAAGGTAGAAAAAATTCTGACAAATTTCACTAACACTACTAATTTGGTGAGACTTAGAGAATATATAGcttggggaaaaaggaaaaaaacttttgaTTAAAGTAGAactcctgagccagccctgatggcctagtggttaaagtttggcatgcttcgCTCTGGAgccccaggtttggttcccaggtatggatccacatcactcatctgtcagtagccatgctgtggcagtggctcacatggtagaactagaaggacctacaactagaatatacaactatgtactgcggctctggggagggaaaaaaaaagtagaattccTATTCAAACCATAATATTTTACTAGAGGTAGGACAATCCATCAGTTTGCCATTTCTCAGGGCTCCATAACCTTAAGAAGAGAACAGAGCCCAGTTCCACAAATTTAAGATGCCCAAAAGCCCAGCTTCTCAGACTACTGAAAACTAGACAGAACTCAATACCCAGCCCCTTaaaatgaagctcagaaaagaaaataaggcagaaaagaGTGTTGCAGAGAATTCATCATGTCACTCTATCAAGGCTGTATCTTCACTACCAGATATATATGGAGAATACTAATCAGGACACAGATGGGTGGAGATGCTCCCCACTTTGTTTGCTGGATTAAGAACTAATTTTAGCTTGAGATGCACtccaaatattttaatgatgGGGTTTATTTATACACAGTGAGGTGCACAGACAtaaagtatacagtttgatgaattttgataaaCCTACATACCCATGTGACCAAAACTATCAAGatataggggttttttttttggcaaaaacaATACGAAGAATTAGTAGAATTAGACTGTCATGGCTTAGACAGCAAGAACATGTTCCATTTAACAATATACTTGGCAATACCTGATAAACAGGAAGCAGCATTTACAAGGGGACTGCAAACTTAAATGACTACAAGAGCATCAGGTAAGTAAAATTAATAGCAAAACTGGACTGATCCAAATACGTATACATACACTGATTTAGTGGAGGGAAATGAAGGGCCCCTAACTGTTAAGGGGTAGCCTGATAGTCTGTTCTGAGAGATTAATGCCATGCAGGAATGAGTGCTTAGCTTTGCCAGATCTCAATTTTTCACAAAACACCATAaaactgttatatttttaaaaaatgctagctcaaatttttttaaacataatgtaGGCGAAGCAAAACATCCATGGGCTGGATGTGGTCCACCTGCCACCAATTTAATAATCTTTGACGCTGAGATTTGAAATTTAGGTGACTACAAGAGGTAAGAACTGGGGTTGAATTTGAGAGGAGCAATGAGAACAATAAGGAGAGGAGGTGAGTGAGGAGAGAAATGAGGATAGTTTGAATTGCTCAACAGATAAGCCTCAGAGTGTACTGGGCCCTGTGTGAAAATCTATCACTTCTCCAGCTGCAAGGGTTGTGACAAGAATAAATAAGTCACCACAGAGATGGAAGCCCCGAACTGGGACACAGCCTTTCTTAAGGCCGGTTGCCTCAATTGCTAGATTGCTTTCTGCCTCTAGCTACAGGACAAAAACAATCTTTCTCTCATAAGATTACTGATAGGAGCTCAACAATAGAAGGTGCAGACCTGCATGGTCTattatggtagccaccagccacaggtAGCTAATGAGAATTTGCAACATGGCTAGCCCCAGTTGAGATATGCTGCAACTGAGAATAAACACGGACTTCAAGGACTTAgcacaaaaaaattgtaaaatatctcattcatAAATTTCTACATTGATTACATTGAAAtggtaacatttaaaatatttgggttaagctttttttatcttttttcccccttacttTCTTAATGTGGCCACTAGAAAATTTTGAACTACAAGTGGTTGGTGTTCTATTTGTATTAGCCAACACTAGTCTAGGCTAGCAGTGTTAAATATGAGCAATAGCATAGAATGTAACTATGAAAACatactatataaaataaacaaaaacccaacTATACATTGACAGTGATCACCTCCAAGCAGTAGGATTACAGaggatatattttattatattttccatattctcTAAATTTTCAAGAATAATCTAGTACTTAAATAATgagctgaaacaaacaaaaaaacccaatatgCTCATACTCTGGAAATCTACtacctgaactttttttttttgaggaagattagccctgagctaatatctgccaccaagcctcctctttttgctgaggaagactgaccctgagctaacatctgtgctcatcttcctctattttataaatgggatGCCTGCAatagcatagcttgacaagcagcgtgaaggtgtgcacctgggatccaggtgagtaaaccctgggccgctgaaggagaACATGTGAACCCAGcctctgagccactgggccggccctatttctcctttttaaaaacactgactacaaaataaaaagttgttacGCTTCTGTAGACGTTAGTTTTGTCATGAGGGAATTTAATGAAATGTATACCTTAATGCCAAGAAAATGTTGGTAGGCTTCTTTAAGCCAAAAGGAGAAAAGTCTCATCTTTCCATCCTGCCACTAAATTCTTTAGAGCAATTAAAACTATACtatttggggggccggccctgtggccgagtggttgggttcatgcgctccacttcggtggcccagggtttcaccggtttgaatcctgggtgtggacacggcactgctcatcaagtcatgccgaggcggcatcccgcatgccacaactagaaggacccacaactaaaaatacacaactatgtaccaggggactttgggagaaaaaggaaaaataacatctttaaaaaaaaacaaaaaacaaaaactacactATTTGGCTTCATAAAAGCAGTCCTGCAGACtgtgaagaaaattttcttcaactacattatatatattttatgtatactgAAGTACTGTTATATAGCCAACTTAGCGTTTAAAGTGATATGTCTAGTTTTCTTTACCTTTATtaacttctctccatttttactTCTTGCACCCAGCAGCTCAACGTTCAGTTCCTTTTCTAGTAACAAGTCCTTTGGCTCTTGGCTCATctcaaaactttttcttttactgaCAGTCTCTTCATCAGAATCTTCAATCACTTCTGATTTATTCTTTTGGGTAAATCCCAGTAATGGCTTATTTTCTAGAGACAATTTTCTAAAAGAGGATGTTTTTCTACTAACAAAAAATGCAGCTCCACCCTGGAGTGTAACTTGTGGTTTGACTTTTTGGCTTAGAACGCGAGGACCATTCAGATTTTCAGCTGAATAACAATTATTCTCTTTCTCCACGATTCGTTTATAGGTCACCCGATTTTGCTTCgaatttttagaattctttgatACAGGCTTGATGCACTTATAACTTGGTTGACGCTTAGCAGTTAAACTCTTCTGTGGTTTTCTGTTCATCTTCTTGGAGCAGACTGGTTTTCCTTGCATTTTTTCTGTCACACTGGGAAAAGACCtatcttcatttttcataatGGGTCTACTCTCTTTTATCAGCTTTCTTTCCAATGGATTGAGGTACCACTTATCTTTGTTATAAAATGATACAGTAGACACAGCAGATTTAAATGGTGAACCCTGATTTGCTGATGgcaatctattttttttagttgttttgagTGGACTTGAAATGAAATGGCCTTGTTGAGAGCAAtgcatcttttcttcatttttatcactgCTTTGGCAAATGTGCTTTTTATTAGGTGATGGAAGTATATTTTCAGTAAAGTCCAAAATTGATTTCTTTGACGGAATATCTGATAATAGGctatgaaaagaaacaaagtctATTGATAAGTATCATTATTTTGCTTCAATTTTTATGTCAATCTACTGCTAAGTAATAAACAACTCTACTGTAGg of Equus quagga isolate Etosha38 chromosome 3, UCLA_HA_Equagga_1.0, whole genome shotgun sequence contains these proteins:
- the ESCO2 gene encoding N-acetyltransferase ESCO2 — its product is MSPFTPRKRRQHSLNRDNLLSDIPSKKSILDFTENILPSPNKKHICQSSDKNEEKMHCSQQGHFISSPLKTTKKNRLPSANQGSPFKSAVSTVSFYNKDKWYLNPLERKLIKESRPIMKNEDRSFPSVTEKMQGKPVCSKKMNRKPQKSLTAKRQPSYKCIKPVSKNSKNSKQNRVTYKRIVEKENNCYSAENLNGPRVLSQKVKPQVTLQGGAAFFVSRKTSSFRKLSLENKPLLGFTQKNKSEVIEDSDEETVSKRKSFEMSQEPKDLLLEKELNVELLGARSKNGEKLIKDSSGAVVSSRECKTGENKCFPSEDSLSENKSVSPELIVYPIFSVSSVNTKRSLVEEQSSVGSVMSTNVLKQINTQKSTNTRDTNKETKDQLIIDAGQKHFGATMCKSCGMIYTASNPEDEMQHLQHHHRFLEGIKYTGWKKERVVAEFWDGKIVLVLPHDPSYAIRKVEDVQELVDNELGFQQVVPSCPNKTKTFLFISDEKRVVGCLIAEPIKQAFRVLSEPTGPESPNSKECHRAWQCSDVPEPAVCGISRIWVFRLKRRKRIARRLVDTLRNCFMFGCFLSTNEIAFSDPTPDGKLFATKYCNTPNFLVYNFNSKS